In Polypterus senegalus isolate Bchr_013 chromosome 12, ASM1683550v1, whole genome shotgun sequence, the following are encoded in one genomic region:
- the zmat5 gene encoding zinc finger matrin-type protein 5 isoform X2 produces the protein MGKRYYCDYCNRSFQDNLHNRKKHLNGTQHHRAKKAWFDSFRDAATILAEEQTKNPCRRFQQTGQCIFGSNCRFSHMTDCDIERLKLQIDENRAREGFFESRKSPERSIEDWLAKRKRNNETTDRSSILKVEAVDSLLASPLPPHFLSIPDLPASLLPPPPNGWLKITVTEWG, from the exons ATGGGCAAACGTTACTACTGCGATTACTGTAACCGCTCGTTTCAGGACAACCTGCACAACCGCAAGAAACATCTGAATGGTACGCAGCATCATCGAGCCAAGAAAGCCTGGTTCGACTCTTTCAGAG atGCCGCTACAATTTTGGCAGAAGAACAAACTAAAAATCCTTGTCGAAGGTTTCAACAGACAG gtCAATGTATTTTCGGTTCCAACTGTAGATTTTCTCATATGACTGACTGTGACATTGAAAGATTAAAACTGCAAATTGATG AAAACAGAGCCCGAGAAGGATTTTTCGAATCACGAAAATCTCCCGAGAGAAGCATCGAAGACTGGTTAGCAAAGAGAAAAAGGAATAATGAAACGACAGACAGAAGCAG CATCCTTAAAGTGGAGGCAGTTGACAGTCTGTTAGCAAGTCCTTTACCGCCTCATTTTCTGTCAATACCGGATCTCCCAGCTTCCTTATTGCCTCCACCGCCAAATGGCTGGCTGAAGATCACTGTCACCGAATGGGGCTAA
- the zmat5 gene encoding zinc finger matrin-type protein 5 isoform X1 has product MGKRYYCDYCNRSFQDNLHNRKKHLNGTQHHRAKKAWFDSFRDAATILAEEQTKNPCRRFQQTGQCIFGSNCRFSHMTDCDIERLKLQIDAENRAREGFFESRKSPERSIEDWLAKRKRNNETTDRSSILKVEAVDSLLASPLPPHFLSIPDLPASLLPPPPNGWLKITVTEWG; this is encoded by the exons ATGGGCAAACGTTACTACTGCGATTACTGTAACCGCTCGTTTCAGGACAACCTGCACAACCGCAAGAAACATCTGAATGGTACGCAGCATCATCGAGCCAAGAAAGCCTGGTTCGACTCTTTCAGAG atGCCGCTACAATTTTGGCAGAAGAACAAACTAAAAATCCTTGTCGAAGGTTTCAACAGACAG gtCAATGTATTTTCGGTTCCAACTGTAGATTTTCTCATATGACTGACTGTGACATTGAAAGATTAAAACTGCAAATTGATG CAGAAAACAGAGCCCGAGAAGGATTTTTCGAATCACGAAAATCTCCCGAGAGAAGCATCGAAGACTGGTTAGCAAAGAGAAAAAGGAATAATGAAACGACAGACAGAAGCAG CATCCTTAAAGTGGAGGCAGTTGACAGTCTGTTAGCAAGTCCTTTACCGCCTCATTTTCTGTCAATACCGGATCTCCCAGCTTCCTTATTGCCTCCACCGCCAAATGGCTGGCTGAAGATCACTGTCACCGAATGGGGCTAA